The following coding sequences lie in one Mycobacterium gordonae genomic window:
- a CDS encoding TetR/AcrR family transcriptional regulator, producing the protein MPADLAPRRRSEKSRTAIVAATRELLLERGFDGLTIEAVAARAGVGKQTIYRWWRSRPALVADVMLEDADRILASMNHTDDLAADLVEWVGKLATTLTSDRGSAMLRILTAAGMEHEDTAVKLRAGFSRPLHDSVRTRLLADDIDAATAESAADAILGGIVYPILSDAQGYSPQRAEHTTRLIVESLSRS; encoded by the coding sequence ATGCCCGCCGATCTCGCGCCTCGGCGCCGCAGCGAGAAGTCGCGCACGGCGATTGTGGCCGCCACCCGCGAGCTGCTGCTGGAACGCGGCTTCGACGGCCTGACCATAGAAGCCGTCGCCGCGAGAGCGGGCGTCGGGAAACAGACCATCTACCGGTGGTGGCGCAGCCGTCCCGCACTCGTCGCCGACGTCATGCTCGAAGACGCCGACCGGATCCTCGCATCGATGAATCACACCGACGACCTGGCCGCCGACCTGGTGGAGTGGGTGGGCAAGCTCGCCACCACCCTGACCAGCGACCGCGGATCGGCGATGTTGCGGATTCTGACCGCAGCCGGGATGGAGCACGAGGACACCGCCGTCAAACTCCGCGCGGGATTCAGCAGACCGCTGCACGACAGCGTGCGGACGCGCCTGCTGGCCGACGACATCGACGCAGCCACCGCCGAGTCGGCCGCAGACGCCATCCTGGGCGGCATCGTCTATCCGATTCTCTCTGACGCACAGGGGTATTCGCCCCAGCGCGCCGAACACACGACACGCCTGATCGTCGAGTCCCTCAGTCGATCGTGA
- a CDS encoding TetR family transcriptional regulator: MLASTSRESLSSRRREATRQRIAAAAAQLVAEVGLAGATVERIADAADIGRATFFRYFNSKEDAVAEGVNVHWLRRITNALANQPPGLSAIEAVIGAFGDLADGFSEIEHQVRELATLTRSSETLDAWTLHIYVRYEAAIAELVAPRLPGLAERDPRPRLIGALAMATVRLALDDWLVDGGSLPDRVRHGLSAITID, translated from the coding sequence ATGTTGGCCAGCACTTCGCGTGAATCGCTTTCGTCGCGGCGGCGGGAAGCGACGCGGCAACGCATCGCGGCAGCGGCGGCACAGTTGGTGGCTGAGGTGGGACTCGCGGGGGCCACGGTGGAACGGATCGCGGACGCGGCCGACATCGGCCGAGCGACCTTTTTCCGCTACTTCAACTCCAAGGAAGACGCTGTCGCCGAAGGGGTGAACGTCCACTGGCTGCGGCGGATCACGAATGCGCTGGCCAACCAGCCGCCGGGCCTGTCGGCCATCGAGGCCGTCATAGGCGCATTCGGTGACCTGGCCGACGGATTCTCGGAGATCGAGCACCAGGTGCGCGAGCTGGCCACGCTCACCCGATCGTCGGAAACGCTGGACGCCTGGACCCTGCACATCTACGTGAGGTACGAGGCCGCGATTGCCGAGTTGGTCGCTCCACGACTTCCTGGCCTTGCTGAGCGGGACCCGCGCCCGCGTCTGATCGGCGCGCTGGCGATGGCGACCGTGCGGCTCGCGCTGGACGATTGGCTGGTCGACGGCGGCTCATTACCCGACCGGGTGCGTCACGGTCTGAGCGCGATCACGATCGACTGA
- a CDS encoding ESX secretion-associated protein EspG, with the protein MQNECKNRTDIGAGVDDVEDSEMTQVPREWVGSIDLVDVAAVYELQGHERPPYPFMPADQGMPSRASVADRFSDGDLRVFRKWVTSYRDADIWLECRVLHSSDDIPDTRVLAHRADQLGFLALQRPREGVVDVYQLSPYDLGPAVASSIEPTGPGSRARIVIPKYENYFAELATDDDEDDDEVSVLLAVRSDRGAAVRVPNSHVASLATIQSRCRPARSWGGRLG; encoded by the coding sequence ATGCAGAATGAGTGCAAGAACCGCACCGATATCGGAGCAGGCGTCGATGATGTTGAGGACAGCGAGATGACACAGGTGCCGCGTGAGTGGGTGGGCAGTATCGACCTGGTGGATGTGGCAGCCGTTTACGAGTTGCAGGGTCATGAGCGTCCGCCTTATCCGTTCATGCCAGCGGATCAGGGTATGCCGAGTAGGGCATCGGTAGCTGATCGTTTCAGTGACGGCGATCTGCGCGTCTTCCGGAAATGGGTCACCAGCTACCGAGATGCCGACATATGGCTGGAGTGCCGCGTGCTCCACAGCAGCGACGACATCCCCGATACTCGGGTACTCGCCCATCGCGCGGACCAATTGGGATTTCTTGCATTGCAACGGCCCCGCGAGGGCGTCGTCGATGTGTACCAGTTGTCGCCTTACGACCTGGGACCGGCCGTCGCCAGCTCAATTGAGCCAACCGGACCAGGATCGCGAGCACGTATCGTTATTCCCAAGTACGAGAATTACTTTGCTGAACTCGCGACTGACGACGACGAAGACGACGATGAGGTGTCCGTCCTGCTTGCGGTCCGCTCCGATCGTGGGGCTGCGGTGCGGGTGCCGAATTCGCACGTAGCGTCGTTGGCAACGATCCAATCGCGCTGCCGGCCGGCAAGGTCGTGGGGGGGTCGACTGGGATAG
- a CDS encoding aldehyde dehydrogenase family protein — protein MTVQAVLDEIRERPGTGEVITVVDPATEEQVTEFKDCGPEAVDDAVSRARASFESGVWRDKPPSERAKILWRVGELIDQNAELLAELESLNAGMTPLQAQGTVTVGSEFFRYYAGWCTKIEGIAADVHTGGLTGIDSHQHAYTLKEPYGVVGLIFPWNGPVFNFCCKLAPALAAGCSSVVKPAEETPLSALVLDNILHEAGVPEGVANLVLGNGHTAGAAITAHPDVEKVAFTGSTEVGRAIVHAAGESNLKKVTLELGGKSPVVVFDDADLSKAVPMAAFGTFIHSGQACVCGSRIFVQRGIFDQFVDSLAKVADGLPQGGPRDEGSLIGPLISQKQLTRVLGYLDQGRSDGVEVVTGGERVDRKGYFVRPTVLTNVATTSRLFQEEIFGPVVAVIPFDDEDEAVALANDTTYGLAATAWTRDLGRAHRIAKRLKAGTVGLNCQMQFDHSMPFGGYKQSGWGYESGKAGLETYLQTKIVWAQM, from the coding sequence ATGACGGTCCAGGCCGTTTTGGACGAGATCCGGGAGCGCCCGGGCACCGGCGAGGTGATCACGGTGGTCGACCCCGCCACCGAAGAGCAGGTCACCGAGTTCAAAGACTGCGGCCCGGAAGCCGTCGACGACGCCGTCTCGCGCGCGCGGGCATCCTTCGAGTCGGGGGTCTGGCGGGACAAACCGCCCAGCGAGCGGGCCAAGATCCTGTGGCGGGTCGGCGAGTTGATCGACCAGAACGCCGAATTGCTCGCCGAGCTGGAATCGCTCAACGCCGGCATGACGCCGCTGCAGGCCCAAGGCACCGTGACGGTGGGTTCGGAGTTCTTCCGTTACTACGCGGGCTGGTGCACCAAGATCGAGGGCATCGCGGCCGACGTGCACACCGGCGGCCTCACCGGCATCGACTCCCACCAGCACGCCTACACCCTCAAAGAGCCCTACGGCGTTGTGGGCCTGATCTTCCCGTGGAACGGGCCTGTCTTCAACTTCTGTTGCAAGCTCGCTCCGGCCCTGGCGGCCGGCTGCAGCAGCGTCGTCAAACCCGCTGAGGAGACGCCGCTTTCGGCGCTGGTGCTGGACAACATTCTGCACGAGGCTGGGGTGCCGGAAGGCGTCGCCAACCTGGTGCTGGGCAACGGGCACACCGCGGGGGCGGCGATCACCGCGCACCCCGACGTGGAAAAGGTCGCCTTCACCGGCTCCACCGAGGTCGGCCGGGCCATCGTGCACGCGGCCGGCGAAAGCAACTTGAAGAAAGTCACTTTGGAGCTCGGCGGCAAGTCGCCGGTCGTGGTCTTCGATGACGCCGACCTGTCCAAGGCTGTCCCGATGGCGGCATTCGGCACCTTCATCCACTCGGGCCAGGCTTGCGTGTGCGGATCGCGAATCTTCGTGCAGCGCGGTATCTTCGACCAGTTCGTGGACAGCCTGGCGAAGGTGGCCGATGGGCTGCCGCAGGGCGGTCCCAGGGACGAAGGAAGCCTGATCGGCCCGCTGATCAGCCAGAAGCAACTCACGCGCGTGCTGGGCTACCTCGACCAGGGCCGCTCTGATGGCGTCGAGGTCGTCACCGGCGGCGAAAGAGTCGACCGCAAAGGCTATTTCGTTCGTCCGACCGTCCTGACCAACGTTGCCACCACCAGCCGGCTGTTCCAGGAAGAGATCTTCGGGCCGGTGGTCGCGGTGATCCCCTTTGACGACGAGGACGAGGCCGTCGCGCTGGCCAACGACACCACCTACGGCCTGGCGGCCACCGCGTGGACCCGAGACCTCGGCCGTGCACACCGAATCGCCAAGCGGCTCAAGGCCGGAACGGTGGGACTGAACTGCCAGATGCAGTTCGACCACTCGATGCCGTTCGGCGGTTACAAGCAGTCCGGCTGGGGTTACGAGTCCGGCAAGGCCGGCCTGGAGACCTATCTGCAGACCAAAATCGTCTGGGCACAGATGTAA
- a CDS encoding LacI family DNA-binding transcriptional regulator, with protein sequence MPVGDELSSVRGARPTTADVARLAEVSTATVSYVLNNAQGRRISPQTRDAVNRAAKLLGYRPNIAARNLARGKGGVVLYVVPHVAVGDMPMQAGSRMTTELARLGLLQVQIFETEDDHHVVDAIENLDPVAVASLFPLSEAAATAVKTAGIPHIDIGSLPALGDPHLAVGEMRVAHLVSRGHRQLAYAYGGTPRWRALGGYWLEGVSRAAQSRGLPTVRIATITIDNAAEVAAGWVRDGVTAVCAQSDDIACLVLYGIHRAGLQCPQDLAVIGVDASPMGEVSTPPLTSVQFDPRAFADAAIAAIYERLGYPAPPSPDITDIARVVVRAST encoded by the coding sequence ATGCCGGTCGGTGACGAGTTGAGCTCGGTCCGGGGTGCGCGTCCCACCACCGCTGATGTCGCCCGGCTGGCAGAGGTCTCGACGGCCACGGTCAGCTACGTGCTCAACAACGCTCAAGGCCGGCGCATCTCGCCGCAGACCCGCGACGCGGTGAACCGCGCCGCGAAATTGCTCGGTTACCGCCCCAACATCGCCGCGCGCAATCTGGCCCGTGGCAAGGGCGGCGTCGTGCTTTACGTCGTCCCGCACGTGGCGGTCGGTGACATGCCGATGCAGGCCGGCAGCCGGATGACGACGGAACTGGCGCGACTCGGCCTGCTGCAGGTTCAGATCTTCGAGACCGAGGACGACCATCACGTCGTCGACGCCATCGAGAATCTTGATCCGGTCGCGGTGGCCAGCCTGTTCCCGCTCAGCGAGGCGGCGGCCACCGCGGTCAAGACTGCCGGCATTCCGCACATCGACATCGGCAGCCTGCCAGCCCTGGGCGACCCGCACTTGGCGGTGGGCGAAATGCGGGTGGCCCACCTCGTCTCGCGGGGCCACCGCCAGCTCGCCTATGCCTACGGCGGGACACCCAGATGGCGCGCGCTGGGTGGCTACTGGCTCGAAGGCGTCTCGCGCGCAGCACAATCGCGTGGCCTGCCGACGGTGCGCATCGCCACCATCACCATCGACAACGCCGCCGAGGTGGCAGCCGGTTGGGTGCGCGACGGCGTGACCGCGGTGTGCGCGCAGAGCGACGACATCGCCTGCCTGGTCCTGTACGGAATTCATCGGGCGGGCCTGCAGTGCCCGCAAGACCTCGCGGTGATCGGCGTCGACGCCAGCCCGATGGGGGAGGTGAGCACCCCGCCGTTGACCTCGGTCCAGTTCGATCCGCGCGCGTTCGCCGACGCCGCGATCGCGGCCATCTACGAACGGTTGGGGTACCCGGCCCCGCCTTCTCCGGACATCACCGACATTGCGCGCGTCGTGGTGCGGGCGTCGACCTAA
- a CDS encoding sulfotransferase family protein → MTLHERFAPERLVATACAETGHDDFGADGWQHGLELVADGLVNEARLSPIGVEVAYLDLMRALKNRLDVIAWRKHHPEVAAGGIAAPIVIVGQPRTGTTILYDLLAQDPDLRAPLTWEVDAPCPVPQPETYHDDPRIAAAQASIELSEQIIPGFMAFHPMGALVGQECVRITASEFTSMIFSVQYRLPTYYRWLLYQADHAGAYRFHRIFLQHLQSGVPGQWLLKSPAHLWQLDALLTEYPDALIVQTHRDPLNVISSIAALAHHLRRMATDESNVAECAAQSYEEIAVGLEREMALRDSGAVPAGQVIDIHYADFIRDPWTTIGGIYRKLGRELRPDTEQLMRDFLRAHPGDGGRGRYTWSDTGLDAGEVRERVRAYQERYAVPTEQLR, encoded by the coding sequence GTGACCCTGCATGAACGATTCGCCCCGGAACGGCTGGTCGCCACTGCGTGCGCGGAAACCGGCCATGACGACTTCGGCGCTGACGGCTGGCAACACGGGCTCGAACTAGTCGCCGACGGGCTCGTCAACGAGGCGCGGCTGTCGCCCATCGGCGTCGAGGTCGCCTACCTCGATCTGATGCGCGCCCTGAAGAACCGGCTCGACGTGATCGCCTGGCGCAAGCACCATCCGGAGGTCGCCGCCGGCGGGATCGCCGCGCCGATCGTTATCGTCGGCCAGCCGCGCACCGGGACCACCATCCTCTACGACCTGCTCGCCCAGGATCCCGACTTACGTGCGCCATTGACCTGGGAGGTCGACGCCCCCTGTCCGGTGCCACAACCCGAGACCTATCACGACGATCCGCGAATCGCGGCCGCGCAGGCCAGCATCGAGCTGTCCGAGCAGATCATTCCGGGGTTCATGGCTTTTCATCCGATGGGTGCGCTGGTGGGGCAGGAATGTGTCCGCATCACCGCCAGCGAATTCACCAGCATGATCTTCTCGGTGCAGTATCGGCTCCCGACTTACTACCGGTGGTTGCTCTACCAGGCCGACCACGCCGGCGCCTATCGGTTTCATCGAATCTTCCTGCAACACTTACAGTCTGGCGTGCCCGGGCAATGGCTGCTGAAGTCGCCGGCGCACTTGTGGCAGCTCGACGCGCTGCTCACCGAGTACCCGGATGCGCTGATCGTGCAGACGCACCGAGACCCACTCAACGTCATCTCCTCGATCGCGGCACTGGCACACCACCTGCGACGAATGGCCACCGACGAATCGAATGTCGCCGAGTGCGCGGCCCAGTCTTACGAGGAGATCGCCGTCGGACTCGAACGCGAGATGGCGCTGCGCGACAGCGGTGCCGTTCCCGCCGGCCAGGTGATCGACATCCACTATGCCGATTTCATCCGCGATCCGTGGACGACGATCGGCGGCATCTACCGGAAGCTGGGCCGCGAACTGCGTCCGGACACCGAGCAGCTGATGCGCGACTTTCTCAGAGCTCATCCCGGCGATGGCGGGCGCGGTCGCTACACCTGGTCGGACACCGGCCTGGACGCCGGCGAAGTCCGGGAGCGGGTACGCGCATATCAGGAGCGCTACGCGGTACCCACCGAACAGTTGCGGTAA
- a CDS encoding acyl-CoA dehydrogenase produces the protein MTLGLTAEQQELSAAVGQFAARHAPIAATRENFEALAAGKLPQWWEALVGNGFHAVHLPEELGGQGGGLMDSACVLEAAGKALLPGPLLPTVTTGAVALLAEPTPSAQSLLRQLAAGAPAAVVLPGNGEFLARPHGQGWVVSGASDVTAGVCGAQIILLAAGTPDDDIVWVLIDPENGSAATENEDGTDIVTDIGRLRLKDYGAADVLTGIEPDRAECVAAALVASTTAGITQWCVEAVTAHLRIREQFGKVIGTFQALQHSAAMLLINSELATAAAWDAVRAAEELLDQHRMAAAGAAVIAISPAPDLVLDALTMFGAIGFTWEHDVHLYWRRAISLAASIGPANRWARRLGRLTCLQQRDMSVNLGDADAEFRAQVARTLDAAMELSNDRPGRQGDYEDFKTGPQRTLIAGAGLIAPHWPQPWGLDADPLRQLIIDDEFAKRPELVRPSLGIAEWILPSVMKAAPKNLQDKLIPPTQRGELAWCQLFSEPGAGSDLAALATRATKVDGGWTINGHKIWTSVAHRADFGALLARTDPAASKHRGIGYFILDMRSAGIEIQPIKTATGEAHFNEVFLTDVFIPDDMLLGDPVGGWGLAIATMAEERSAISGYVKFDRAAALRRLASEPGPDREDAIRALGELDAYTNAIKALGVRETIRLLDGQPSGPASSIAKVAMNVLLRRTFEATLQLTGRLAMVAESDPAIVEPYLHLPAELIGGGTREIQLNIIAQMILGLPRK, from the coding sequence GTGACCCTCGGGCTGACCGCGGAGCAGCAGGAGCTCAGCGCGGCCGTCGGGCAGTTCGCGGCCCGTCATGCACCGATCGCCGCGACTCGGGAGAACTTCGAGGCACTTGCCGCGGGGAAGCTTCCGCAGTGGTGGGAAGCTCTGGTCGGCAATGGTTTTCATGCGGTCCATCTGCCCGAAGAATTGGGCGGCCAGGGCGGCGGTCTCATGGACAGCGCCTGCGTCCTGGAGGCCGCGGGCAAGGCGTTACTACCCGGCCCCCTGTTGCCCACGGTGACCACGGGTGCCGTCGCCTTGCTGGCGGAACCGACGCCGTCGGCGCAGTCGTTGCTGCGCCAACTCGCCGCCGGTGCACCGGCCGCGGTCGTCCTGCCCGGCAACGGCGAATTCCTCGCGCGGCCCCACGGCCAGGGCTGGGTGGTCTCCGGGGCATCCGATGTCACCGCGGGCGTCTGCGGGGCGCAGATCATCCTGCTGGCAGCGGGCACGCCGGACGACGACATCGTGTGGGTACTGATCGATCCGGAAAACGGCTCGGCTGCAACGGAAAACGAGGACGGCACCGACATCGTCACAGACATCGGACGGTTACGGCTGAAGGATTATGGTGCCGCCGACGTTCTCACCGGGATCGAGCCGGACCGCGCGGAATGCGTGGCCGCGGCACTGGTGGCCAGCACGACCGCCGGCATCACCCAGTGGTGCGTCGAGGCGGTCACCGCACATCTGCGCATCCGCGAACAGTTCGGCAAGGTGATCGGCACCTTCCAGGCGTTACAGCACAGCGCGGCGATGTTGTTGATCAACAGCGAATTGGCAACGGCGGCAGCATGGGACGCCGTGCGGGCCGCCGAGGAGCTGCTCGACCAGCATCGGATGGCCGCGGCCGGCGCCGCGGTGATCGCGATATCGCCCGCCCCGGATCTGGTCCTGGATGCCCTGACCATGTTCGGGGCCATCGGGTTCACCTGGGAACACGACGTTCACCTGTACTGGCGGCGCGCCATCAGCCTGGCGGCGTCGATCGGACCGGCGAATCGGTGGGCACGCCGGCTGGGGCGGCTCACCTGTCTTCAGCAGCGCGACATGTCGGTGAACCTCGGCGACGCCGATGCGGAATTCCGTGCGCAGGTGGCGCGGACCTTGGACGCCGCAATGGAATTGAGCAACGACCGGCCCGGACGGCAAGGCGATTACGAGGACTTCAAGACCGGTCCGCAGCGCACTCTGATCGCCGGGGCGGGCCTGATTGCACCGCACTGGCCGCAGCCGTGGGGGCTCGACGCCGACCCGCTGCGCCAACTGATCATCGACGACGAGTTCGCCAAGCGGCCGGAGTTGGTCCGGCCCTCGCTTGGTATCGCCGAGTGGATCCTGCCATCGGTGATGAAGGCTGCGCCGAAAAACCTGCAGGACAAGCTAATACCTCCGACTCAGCGTGGTGAGCTCGCGTGGTGCCAGCTGTTCAGCGAGCCCGGCGCCGGCTCCGACCTTGCGGCGCTCGCCACCCGCGCCACCAAGGTCGACGGCGGCTGGACCATCAACGGCCACAAGATCTGGACGTCCGTGGCGCACCGGGCGGACTTCGGTGCGCTGCTGGCCCGCACGGATCCGGCGGCCAGTAAGCACCGCGGCATCGGCTACTTCATCCTGGACATGCGATCTGCGGGGATCGAGATCCAGCCGATCAAAACCGCAACGGGTGAGGCCCATTTCAACGAGGTCTTTCTCACCGACGTCTTCATACCGGACGACATGCTGCTCGGCGACCCGGTGGGTGGCTGGGGTCTGGCGATTGCCACTATGGCCGAAGAACGTTCGGCCATCAGTGGCTACGTCAAGTTCGACCGGGCCGCCGCGCTGCGGCGCCTTGCGTCCGAACCGGGGCCGGACCGTGAAGACGCCATACGCGCGCTCGGTGAGCTCGACGCCTACACCAATGCCATCAAGGCGCTGGGCGTGCGGGAGACCATCCGACTGCTGGACGGTCAGCCGTCGGGACCCGCGTCGAGCATCGCCAAGGTCGCGATGAACGTGTTGCTGCGCCGGACTTTTGAGGCGACGTTGCAACTGACCGGCCGGCTGGCGATGGTCGCCGAATCCGATCCCGCGATCGTGGAGCCGTATCTGCACCTGCCGGCCGAATTGATCGGTGGCGGAACGCGGGAGATTCAACTCAATATCATCGCCCAGATGATCCTCGGCCTACCACGAAAATAA
- a CDS encoding thiolase family protein, translating to MGLRGEAAIVGYVELPPERLSKASPAPFVLEQWAELAAAALDDAGLSGEVVNGIATSHLAESQIFVPSTIAEYLRIPARFAELVDLGGASAAAMVWRAAAAIELGICDAVLCALPARYITPSSKKKPRPLVDAMFFGSSSNQYGSPQAEFEIPYGNLGQNGPYGQVAQRYAAVYGYDERAMAKIVVDQRANANHTEGAIWKDKPLTVDDVLASPVIADPLHMLEIVMPCVGGAAVVVANAYLARRAKHRPVWIKGFGENVPFKTPTYAEDLLNTPMAAAAETAFAMTDLTRDQMDMISIYDCYTITVMLSLEDAGFCDKGTGLKFIAEHDLTFRGDFPLNTAGGQLGFGQAGLAGGMHHVCDATRQIMGRAGAAQVADCNRAFVSGNGGILSEQTALVLQGD from the coding sequence ATGGGATTACGCGGAGAGGCCGCCATCGTCGGCTACGTCGAGCTCCCTCCTGAGCGGCTCAGCAAGGCGTCACCCGCTCCGTTCGTTCTTGAGCAATGGGCCGAACTGGCGGCGGCCGCACTCGACGATGCGGGGCTGTCGGGCGAGGTCGTCAACGGCATCGCGACCTCGCACCTGGCCGAGTCGCAGATCTTCGTACCCTCGACAATCGCCGAATACCTGCGTATCCCGGCTCGATTCGCCGAATTGGTGGACCTCGGCGGAGCAAGCGCCGCCGCGATGGTGTGGCGCGCCGCCGCGGCGATCGAACTTGGTATCTGTGACGCCGTGCTGTGTGCACTGCCGGCGCGCTACATCACCCCGTCATCCAAGAAGAAGCCCAGGCCGCTGGTGGACGCCATGTTCTTCGGCTCCTCGAGCAACCAGTACGGCTCTCCGCAAGCAGAATTCGAGATTCCCTACGGCAATCTCGGCCAGAACGGGCCCTATGGCCAGGTTGCCCAGCGCTACGCCGCCGTTTACGGCTACGACGAGCGCGCGATGGCCAAGATCGTCGTCGACCAGAGGGCCAACGCCAATCACACCGAGGGTGCGATCTGGAAAGACAAACCGCTGACCGTTGACGACGTGTTGGCTAGCCCGGTGATCGCGGATCCGTTGCACATGCTGGAGATCGTGATGCCGTGCGTCGGCGGTGCGGCGGTGGTGGTCGCCAATGCCTACCTGGCCAGACGCGCCAAGCACCGGCCGGTGTGGATCAAGGGGTTCGGTGAGAACGTGCCCTTCAAAACTCCTACCTATGCCGAAGACCTGTTGAACACGCCCATGGCCGCCGCCGCCGAGACCGCCTTCGCGATGACCGACCTGACCCGCGACCAGATGGACATGATCTCCATTTACGACTGCTACACCATCACCGTCATGCTCTCGCTCGAGGATGCCGGTTTCTGCGACAAGGGAACGGGTTTGAAGTTCATAGCGGAACACGATCTGACGTTCCGCGGCGACTTTCCGCTGAACACCGCCGGGGGTCAACTCGGCTTTGGGCAGGCCGGTCTGGCGGGCGGCATGCATCACGTGTGCGATGCCACGCGCCAGATCATGGGCCGCGCCGGAGCGGCACAGGTGGCCGACTGCAACCGTGCCTTCGTGTCCGGCAACGGCGGGATCCTATCCGAGCAGACGGCACTCGTGCTGCAGGGAGACTGA
- a CDS encoding Zn-ribbon domain-containing OB-fold protein, translating to MNFDRPMPVKTPTTAPFWDALAQHRIVVQYSPSTQSYVFYPRVRAPRTLADDLEWREISGMGTLYSYTVARRPVSPHFADAVPQLLGIVEWDEGPRFSTEMVNVEPEALRVGMRVRPVFCDYPEHDVTMLRYEPA from the coding sequence ATGAATTTCGATCGGCCGATGCCCGTCAAGACGCCGACCACGGCACCGTTCTGGGATGCGTTGGCCCAGCACCGCATCGTCGTCCAGTACTCGCCGTCGACGCAGAGCTATGTTTTCTATCCGCGGGTGCGGGCGCCGCGCACACTGGCCGACGACCTGGAATGGCGGGAGATCTCCGGCATGGGGACGCTGTATTCTTACACCGTCGCACGCCGGCCGGTCAGCCCGCACTTCGCCGACGCGGTCCCGCAACTGCTGGGGATTGTCGAATGGGATGAGGGGCCAAGGTTTTCCACCGAAATGGTGAATGTGGAGCCCGAGGCGCTGCGGGTCGGCATGCGGGTGCGGCCGGTGTTCTGCGACTACCCCGAACACGACGTCACCATGCTGCGCTACGAGCCCGCCTAA
- a CDS encoding DUF1214 domain-containing protein — translation MTRVDAPEALAAWQFFQQMLINATNVVTEDAESECELLEGLRVIARVSSLCLQLSVEADTTQPSFFDMSTPNRMIGGPNPDGNYYLAMIRGDRRYRVTGRRGTSAYLGFQILAGTGLTPRRMAGYLSDTDLGSSQFAIILSADKPSNTAGAHWLEIPEDASSLVVREYIGDRAAEELATLQIEALDPDPVAALSEDELADQFTAMAWTLMKLVTLHRTIKPELLDHPNTLVTAAAADLGSADTTPDNLYLIGTFRLQPEQTLVLEINPPDTRYWNVTLESIWHECFEPCRRHSSVTNRGVQPDADGRVRIAISAQDFGFGHWLDTGGRHRGFVVLRWLDNPSPPEVSVSVRTRGDQP, via the coding sequence ATGACTCGAGTCGACGCGCCGGAGGCGCTCGCAGCGTGGCAGTTCTTCCAGCAGATGCTGATCAACGCGACCAATGTCGTCACCGAGGACGCCGAATCCGAGTGTGAGCTGCTAGAGGGTTTGCGGGTGATCGCGCGGGTGTCCTCGTTGTGCTTGCAGCTGTCCGTGGAGGCCGATACCACGCAGCCGTCGTTCTTCGACATGTCCACACCCAACCGGATGATCGGTGGCCCCAACCCCGACGGCAATTACTACCTTGCGATGATCCGGGGCGACCGCCGCTACCGCGTCACCGGCCGCAGGGGCACCAGCGCCTATCTCGGTTTCCAGATTCTCGCCGGCACCGGACTGACCCCGCGGCGCATGGCCGGGTATCTCAGCGACACCGACTTGGGCTCAAGCCAATTCGCGATCATCCTGTCCGCCGACAAGCCGTCGAACACCGCTGGCGCCCACTGGTTGGAGATCCCCGAGGACGCGTCATCCCTGGTCGTTCGGGAATACATCGGCGACCGCGCCGCCGAGGAACTGGCCACCCTGCAGATCGAAGCCCTCGACCCGGACCCGGTGGCCGCCCTGAGCGAAGACGAACTCGCCGATCAGTTCACCGCGATGGCATGGACGCTGATGAAGCTGGTCACGCTACACCGCACGATCAAGCCGGAACTGCTCGATCACCCCAATACGCTGGTGACCGCCGCGGCCGCAGACCTCGGTTCGGCCGACACCACCCCGGACAACCTCTACCTGATCGGCACCTTCCGGCTGCAACCCGAGCAGACCCTCGTCTTGGAGATCAACCCGCCGGACACCAGGTACTGGAACGTCACGTTGGAGAGCATCTGGCACGAATGCTTCGAGCCGTGTCGCCGGCACAGCTCGGTGACCAACCGCGGCGTCCAGCCCGACGCCGACGGACGGGTACGCATCGCGATCTCGGCGCAGGACTTCGGATTCGGGCACTGGCTGGACACCGGCGGCCGGCATCGCGGCTTCGTCGTCCTGCGGTGGCTCGACAATCCGTCACCACCGGAGGTCTCGGTGTCGGTGCGCACGCGGGGAGACCAGCCGTGA